A region of the Candidatus Kryptonium sp. genome:
AGGTGCGTATGTGCTACTGTCGGGATAATCTGGATTTGGATATCTTATGAAATCAAAATGAATTCCGTCTATATCGTAATTTCGGACCAATTCCATAAGGACATTCAGCAGGTAATTTCTTACCTCTGGTTTTCCCATATCCATCCACCATTCGTTGTTCGGTCTGTAATACTTTGCATAATCAGGATGACGCAAAACCACATGAGGTGGATTTGTCGTTGGGGGAAGAGTTGAATCATCTTTAACTTTCACAACATTCCACCATGCGTGAAATTCCATTCCTCTTTTGTGAGTTTCCTCAATCGCAAATTTTAATGGATCATATCCTGGGTTACGACCAAGTGTTCCTGTTAGAGATGTTGCCCATGGTTCATATTGGCTTGGATAAATTAAATCACCACGAGCGCGGACTTGCATTACAACTATATTGAAATTTGCAGATTTTAAATTATCAAGGATCTGAATCAATTCATTTTTTTGCTGTTGAATTCCACTTGAACTTGTTGCTTTCGCAGTTGGCCAGTCAAGACCGTAAACTGTCGTAAGCCACACTGCGCGAGCTTCTCGCTTCGGATAAACTTGAGCAAAAAGGTTCGCACTTGCAAAGATGGAAAGTAAAATGATAAGTACTTTTCTCATATCGCAAATTTTTTAATTTTTGGATCAAATAAAAAATCAACTGCTTTTTCTATCTCGTCAAAAGAGACATCTTCGCAAAATCGCATCTTTCCAATCTTAACTGGCAAATACATCTTCAATCTCTGTCCAGAGAAAATCTTCTTGTCATATCCAATATGTTTCAAAATCACATCTTTTGCAAGAAGTTTTCGGGGAAAAACTACGCCCGTGTTGAAAACCACCTCGCTTATCCTTGTGAAATCACTTTCGTTTAATATACCTCTTTTCAACGCGATGAAGCTTTCGGCTATCATCCCAAGCATGACCGCTTCGCCATGCTTTAACCTTTTGTAATTCAACCCCGCCTCTATTCCGTGCCCAACCGTATGACCAAAATTTAAAATCATCCTCAATTTCCTCTCCTTCTCATCTTTTTGAACGATGGAAGATTTAACAACGATTGACTTAAAGACGATATCTTCAACGATTTTAAGATCAAGGTTTAAAATTTTCTCAAAACTTGTCTCAACGATCTCAAAAATTTTCGCATCAGCTATCACTCCATATTTCACGATCTCCCCAAAACCACAAATAAACTCACGCTTTGGCAAAGTTTTTAAAAAATTCACATCAGAAAAAACGAAGATCGGATGATAAAACGCGCCTATGAGGTTTTTTCCAAGTTTATGATTTATTCCAACTTTCCCCCCGATTGAGCTATCTACCATTGCAAGAAGTGTGGTCGGAAACTGAATCAAATTAACACCACGAAGATAAATCGCTGACGCAAATCCAGCTAAATCACCGACGACTCCGCCACCGAAAGCAACTATCGTTTCATCCCGACGCAACTTCATTTGAATTAACTGTGTTAAAACCTGAGAAAGGACACTGAAACTTTTGCTCCTTTCACCTGCCCTTACAACAACAACATCAGGACTAAATCCATTCTTTTTCAATATGCTTACGAGTTCGTCAATGTATAACTTCGCAACGATTTCATCCGTTATAATAGCAATGTGCGATTTTACCCCGTGTCTTCTGCAAATTTCCGGGAATTTACCTAAAATCTCCCTTCCGACATAAACAGGATATTTTGTGTTTTTCAAGTTTAAAACAACTTTACGCAATTTTCCCCTCAATCTTTTTTAAAATTTCCTCAACCGTTCTATCAACATCTTTGTCATCAGTTGATATGATGAAGTCAGCTTGCAAGTAGAAAGGTTCCCTTATTTTGAGAAGTGATAAAATCCTTTCAAAAAGTTTGTTTTCAGGCAAAACATCTCCATCTGGATCAAGCAAAAGTGGTCTATCGGTTTTATATTTTACCCTCTGAAGTAAAACTTCTGGTCTTGCTTTTAGATAGATTAAAATGCCCGACTCCTTGACAAGATATAGATTATCCGCAAAGGTTATCGTTCCACCGCCGAGCGCAACGACGAATTTTGAAAGCCTTAAAACCGTTTCAATTAAAATCTTTCGCTCAATGTTTCTGAAATAAATTTCTCCTTTCTCTTGAAATATATCAACTATGCTTTTGCCTTCAATGTTTTCAATTAGTTCATCAATATCAAGAAAATCATATCCGATTTTTTCCGCCAACAGCGGTCCGATCGTGCTTTTACCGCTTGCCATGAAACCGGTCAAAAAAACGAGCGACTTTTTCATAAAGCAGGTACTGATTTCTTTATTCTGTAAATTGATACGATCGCCCTTGAATCCCTGTAATCAATTTCTTTTTCCAAAACTATGTTGTACTTAAAATTTTGCTCGCTTAACATATTAAAAAATTCAGATGAAAAGATTCTGTTCGGATCCGAAAGATAACAAACCGAGTCATCACGCATTGCAATTTCCAAAAGCCGAATCAGATCCGGAAACAAGTTACGCTCATAGATTATATCTGCTCCGATTACAAAATCAAATTTTTCAGAGATGTTCGGATGACGCCAGTCAAGATAGATAAATCTTGCGTTTTCTTCGTTTCCAATGTTTCTTATGTAATTTCTCCTTGCATATTGTAAAGCTATCATCTCATAATCTGTTGCAGTGACTATGGCTTTTTTAAGACCGAGCGCAACGCTCGTAAGTCCAAGCCCACAGCCAAGATCAAGAACTTTTTTACCAGTAAATTCATCACTTTCAAGAATGAACTCGGCAAGAGCAATCGCCGAAGGCCAAACCTCAATCCAAAAAGGAATTTTGTCATTAGATGAATACCTCTCAATGACATCATCAATCGTTTTAGCGTGATCTTTAGCGTCAACAGGTGATTCAATAAAAATTTTCCTATTTGAAATTTCAAATACCAACAAAGCAGATTGCTAGCAAGCTTTTTTGAAAACTTACGAGCGAAATTTATTTCTCAAGCAAAATTTCCCTTAAATACTTCACAGGTGGTGAACCATGTGAAAGCAGACTTTCGTTGAACTCTTTTATCTTGAAATTTTCGCCCTTCAATTTCATATATTCATCTCTCAAAGCCATTATCTCTTGAAATCCTGTGAAATAGCTTGAAAGTTGAGCGGATGTAAGACAGGCTCTTCTCCACTTTCCTTCAGCTTCAGCTCTTTCTTGAAATCCTTCCCTCATCATTAAATCAAGCGCCTCCTCTTGCGTCATATTCCCAGCGTGAATCTTATGATCAAGAATTGAGTTGATTATAACTCTTAAATACCACTTCAAGTGAATCAATTTCATCCTTGGATCGTTATTCAAAATCCCATTTTCAATCAATAATCTTTCTGCGTATACAGCCCAACCTTCAACCATCGTCCCACTCCAAAAGACACTTCTAACTATTGACGGACAACGATTTGAATAATAAAGTTGGACATAATGCCCCGGAATTGCTTCGTGAATGCTTAACTCAAGAAGTGAATAATAATTATACTCCCGAAGATATGATTCAACCTGTTCAGGCGTCCAATCCTCTGGAATTGGAGAAACATTATAAAATGTTTTCATATTTTTCTCAAGAGGGCCAGGCGCTTCAAGTGAAGCGATCGCAACACCACGCTGATATTCAGGAGTTTCACGGACGACAAGAGGTTTACTTTCGTCAAGCGTTAAAAGATCTTTCTCTTTTACGAATTGAGTTAAATAATTTAAATCCGATTTTATTCTATCCATTATCTCAGATGGTTTGGGATGTTCAAGCACGATCTTGTCAAGCACTGCTTTTATAACCGACAATTTATCCTTTCCTCTCGGTTCCTTTCCATAGTAATACTTATAAAGTGGCAATGCGATCTGATACATCTCGTCGTGTGTTTTGCTTTTCTCCTTCTCTGCAAGCGCAAGGATTTCATCTGGGCTTAAACTTGACTTTAAGTAATATCTCATTTTTTTGTAATAAAGCTCTTTGCCGAGACGAAAATCACGATTTGACTTCGGCTTCAATTCATTCTCAAGCCACTTCCCATAATCTTCAAGAGAAGCAACGCCAGCATCAACTGCTTTCCTTAACTCTGTCCTGAGCTCTTCACTTATATTCAAGGTGTCCGCAAACTTTATTAAATCGTTCTTCAAAATGTTTATGTTCCCTCTGTTTTGCCTTATTGCGGTTTCAATATGGATTTGTGGAGCATTTTTGAGATTTTTCTTTGCTTGTTCAACGAAATTTGGTATCTGCTTAACTCTTTCAATTGCGTTCTTCAATCTCTCCTGCGCAGGCGCAAAATCCTGCGTTATCAAATACATTAATCCATCACCGATCACGGAATTATAAATTAACGGATTCCATTCGTGTTCTTTCAATTCCTCAAGATTAAAAATCCGCTCGTCAATTTCTTCAATTAAAATCCGACAATCAATGCTGTTGTCTCGGGAAAGCTTTTTGAGATCAAATTCAGAAAACTTTTCCCTGTATGTTTTCAACCATTCAAGTTTTTCTTTGAGGTTTCTTTCGGAAAAGTCGTCAAGCAAATGATCATACTTATGATATCCAATCCATGTAGCCGAGACAGGATGATATTTGAAATACTCATCCATAAACTTGTTGACAAGTTCAGTGAACCTTTCATCTTCCGTTTTTCTTGCGCAACCGAGGAAAATTAAGATCATAGCGAAAGTTAGAATTGATTTTAACTTCATTTTACGGACTTGACTTTGTTTTAAATTTTTTAAAAAGTGTTAGAACGAATACGATGAAAACAGCAAAGCCTGAGATGTAGATGATTATATCGCCATACTTTGTGTAAAAGGTTTTTTCGTCGTTTATCTTAACAACATCTGCTATTTGCGTCCTTTCATTGAATCGCGTCTTGATTTGCACTCTACCGTATGGATCTATGAAGCCAGATATTCCGCCGTTTGCGCATCTTACGATACTTCTTCTGTTTTCAACCGCCCGCAAAATTGAATATTGAAAATGTTGATACGGTCCAGATGTATTTCCGTACCAGCTATCGTTCGTGATCACAACTAAAAATTGCGCGCCTCTTTTGACGAACTCACGGATAAGGGATGGATAGATTGACTCATAACAAACGCCACCGGAAAACTTTACGATTTCACCATTTCTTCTTTCCATCTCAAAAACAGTTGTATCTTTACCTTTTGCCCAGTTGCTTATCCCAACTCCCCACTGCAACGGTTCAATCAAAAAGTGAAATGTGTCCGCATAAGGCAATCGTTCTCCAAATGGGACAAGTATCATCTTTGCATATTTTTGAATCTTATCCGACTTCGGAAGAAACAATCCCATTGAATTGAAAGCATCATATCTTTGCCCCGTCTCTTTTATCAAATGACTGCTCGGTGGTGCCTGTGATGGATCATCGTAAAATTTTGCATCTGGAAAACCTGTTAAAATTGCAACATTTAAACTGTCAATTTGATTCTTAAACCAGTTGAAATAATAACGATACGGCGAAAGAAGAAAATAATATGTTATCGCGGTCTCTGGATAAACGACAAGTTCAACATCTGGATGCTCGTTAATTATTTTTTTCGTCATTCCCATATAAAGTTCAAGCTGTTCAGCAAGCGTCCCTTCCCACTTAAGCCAAGGATTTATGTCAGGTTGAATTAAACCAACCTTCATTTCTTTAAATGAGACATCGCTTGACTTTTTCAAGACATAAAGCCCGTAAATATCTGGAACGATGTAAATCAAAACACCAACGAAGAAATATCTTAAAGCTGTTTTTGAGAGAAAATCTCTCTGTTTCAAGATCTCCTTGATCCCAAGATAAAGCAAAACATTCACAACGAGAATTAGAAATGAAAGCCCATAAACACCTGTAAATTCAATGAATTGAATCTTTTCAAGATAATATGTCTGCGTGTTCCCAAGCGTAAGCCAAGGGAAAGCAAGCTCGGTCGTGGAACGAAAATACTCAAAAAGAGTATAAGCAAATGGAAAAACTATGAGATGAATTTTCCCACCGAAATTTTTCTTCACAAACATATAAAACCACATCGGCAAAAAGAAGAGAACTGGATGCACTAAAATTAAAAGCACACACCCAACCATCAAAAATGGATCTGCCTCCTTTGACCATCCACCAACCCAGTAAAGAGTGAAAAGATTAAAGAAGAAAAACGCAAGATAAGAATAACGAAAAAGCTGTTTGTAGCTTTCAACTTTGTCAACTAAAAACAAAAGTGGAACAAATCCAACGGTTGCAAAAAATCCTGTCGTCAACGGTGGGAATGAAAGAGATAGCAAAGCGCCCGATGCAAACGAAAGCAAAAATTTCTCGTTAAAAATTTTCTTTCTCAACATTTTTCCCGATTTTGTTTTTCACATAAAACCAAGAGTAAAAAACCACAAATCCCACAACTACACCAAGCACCATCCCAAATACGACATCCGCTGGATAATGGACACCGACATAAATCCTTGAAAACGAAATAACGAAAGCGAAAGAGAAAAGATAAATCGCTAATTTTTTATAAAATTTTGAAATAACCGTTGCAACGGCGAAGCTATTTGTTGCGTGACTTGATGGAAACGATAAACCGCTACCGCATCCAACAAGCAATCTCACATTTTCAAGCTCGTGGCAAGGTCTTATTCTGCCAACCATCGGCTTTATGACATGGCTACTTAATTGATCAGCGATCGCAACCGCAGGTATCAAAAGAAGAGCAAGAATTCTTCCCGTCCTCCCGCCGAAGATAATAAGCCCAAGCCAAATTAAACCTAAAAAGATTCTCAAGTTCATGTCCTTGGTGATAAAAGGCATCAAGACATCAAAAATTGGATTGGCAATTCCACGATTTAGAAAGTAAAAAAGCGCTTTGTCAATTTGTAAAAGTTCCTGAATCAAGACCTCTCCTTTTTACTTTTCAATATACTTCTCAAGATAAAAATTACGATCGCAAGAGTGATAATTGCCGTTACAACTTTGCTATACCCAGAAATTACATCCGCAATAATATGCCAGTTCTCACCGAGAATCTTCCCAGCAGTTACAAGGATTAAATACCAAAGCGATGCACTAATAAACGAAAGCAAGATTGACTTTTTTAGCTCGTATTCCCCAAGCCCGGCGAAGAACGCAACGAAAGCCCTCGTCCCAGCAAGGAACCTATTTATAACGATTAGAAAATATCCATATTTTGCAAATAACATCTCAACTTTTTTCACGCTCTCTGGTTTTATAAATTTGATCTTTCCCTTTTCAATTATCTCATCCCCAAATTTATCACCAATCAGATACATAGTTGCAAAGCCAAGCGTGCTACCTAAAACCGCCGAGATTAGCGTAAGAGAAAAATCTGTCTTGCCAAGCCCCACAAGAGACGCACAAAACACGACAACAACATCGCTCGGCGACGGAGGAAAAATGTTTTCAATATATGCAAAGAAAAAAATCACAAGATAGATCCAAATGTTGTCAATGCTTAAAATAAAGTCAAGTATTTGCTTCGTTTCCATCATTCGTTTTCTTTTGATTTTATCAAGACGACAGCAAAACAAGCGATCGCTTCGCCTTTGCCAGTTGCGTCAAATTTTTCGTTTCTTTTCGGCTTAACCGAAATTTTGTCGGAAGAAATCTCAAGAATTGAGCTTAATTTCTCCCTAATGCTTGGCACAAACGGAGAAAGCTTAACATGTTCAAGAATCACAGTTGAATCAATGTTTGATATTTCAAAACCTTTTTCATCAAGTATCTTTTTTACCTCTTTGAGGAAAATTTCGCTCCTTGCGTCTTTGTATTTTTCATCTGTGTCGGGGAACAACACACCTATGTTTTCAAAGCCAAGAGCTCCGAGAATTGCGTCGCATATCGCATGGATTAACACATCACCGTCAGAATGTCCAAGTGATCCTTTTTCAGATGGAATTTCAATCCCGCCGATGAAAAGTTTTCTACCTTCAACAAGCGGATGTATGTCATAGCCAATTCCGATTTTCAAATCAGAGCCATCCCTTTATTTCAAACGATTTATATTTTGCTTCGTAAGGTTTCCAAGTTATCTGGACATCTTCAACATGTGCATATCTTGGTCCGACTTTTACGAGTTTTATTAATTCCTCCACAAGCGAGCGCTCCCCTTCAACTTCAATTTCAACATCACCATTGCTTAAATTTCTAACCCATCCATATAACCCAAGGTTGTTTGCGTGTTTTTGCACAAACCAACGAAATCCAACTCCTTGGACAATCCCCTTGACGATTATGTGCGCACAGACATAATCGCTGGACATGTTCTTATGAAATTTTTGTTTTTAATCTATCAAGACTGATTTTGAACATCTCTTCAAATTTTTCAATCATTCCACCAAATTGGACGAAATCGCTTTTGCCTCCCCCTCTACCACCAGTTAAATTCAAAACTTCACTTAAAATCTCTTTTAAATCAATTTGGACATCCGCAGATCTCGCCATGATGAAATTCGCTCCATTAAACTTTGCACCAAGCACAGCAACAATTTGTGGATGTTGAATTAATTTTCTCGCGAGAATTTTTAACTCCTCTGGATTTCTATCTTCAAAACTTGCGCTAATTAAGTTTACAGTGCCAACTTTTTCGGAGCTTTTAACGAGAGTTTCCGCTTCAAACTCAATTAATTTTTCCATAAGAAAGTTTATCAACCTTTGCTTTTCTTTCTGCGTTTCAAGAATTTTGCTTACCTGTTCCGACAGCTCAAAATCACGGACACTTAAAAGAGAAACAAGTTCATTTGAAACTTTATTTTTCACCTGATAATCCCTTAACGCTCTGATCCCACAAACAAATTCAACTCTTATCAAACCACCTTTAACTCTTTCCCACCTTTTAACTTTTATCAAACCTATCTCGCCCGTCTTTGAAACATGGGTTCCACCACATGGAGAATAATCAAAATTGCTTACCTCAATAATTCTAATCGTCCCCGATACCTTCGGAGGTTTCCTCAAGGGAAATTTTGAAATTTCGGAATCATTGACGAAATGTATCTTAACATCTCTATTTTCCCACACGATTTGATTCGCGAGAGATTCAACCTCATGGACTTTGTCGTAATTCAAAGAATCAATATCGAGATCAATTGTTCCAACATCGTCGCCAAGTCGCGATGATACAGTTTCAGCGTTCAACAAAATTTCAAAAGCCCGTGAAAGTATATGCTGTCCTGTATGTTGTTGCATATTTGAAAATCTTCTTTCCCAGTCAATTTTACACTCAACTTCACCTGATGGTATGTCACCATCAATCAAATGCAAAATTTCGTCCTCATCCGTCTCAATGACATCAACAACTTTTGAGTTATTGATAAAACCAGTATCGTGCTCTTGTCCGCCAGAGGTTGGATAAAAGTATGTTTTATCAAGAATAATTGCGCTCTGAGCGTTATAAGTTTTGACATCTATGACCTTTGCCCTGAAGCTTGTGGTATAACTATCGGTGTAATAAAGTTTCTGCGTCACGAGAGGACAAATTTTTTTCTTAAATTTAAACAGATAAAATCAATTTTACCAAGTCGGTCTATTTTCGGGATTTGTTAAACTTTGGAGGTTTTACTCAAAGCGATGACTGCCTGCCCCAATGATAATCCCCCATCATTAGGTGGAACTTTTGAATGCGTGTAAACCTCAAAACCAAGTTTCAAAAGTTCTGGGATCGTTTTTTGAACTAACAAAGCGTTCTGAAAAACTCCACCGCTTAAAACTACTTTATTTATTCCAAACTCATTTCTTATCTCTTTTGAAACCTCGCAAATTATGCTTGCGATGGTATTGTGGAACTTGCCAGAAATTTTTGGGATGGGAACGCCATCAAGAATATCCCCGACAATTTGGTCAAATGTTGATTTAAGATTTACTCTCCAAGGTTTTGAATCATTGATTATTTCAAATTTGTAGCTCAAATTTTCGCTTTCGTCCGCAAGCATTTGCAGTTCCATCGCAGCTTGAGCTTCGTAATTGACACTCAACCTAACACCACAAAGAGCAGAGACAGCGTCAAATAATCTACCAACCGCCGATGTTGAAGGTGAATTGATTTTCTTATCTATGATTTGAAGAAGAAGGTTGAACTTATCACCTTTTTCAGTTGTTAAGTTTTTAATAAACGGAATTTCAATGCCAAGGAAATCTTTCCCGAAGAGGTGATAAAGATATGAAACAGCCATTCGCCATGGTTCTTTTATTGCGATCTCGCCGCCGGGCAGTGGCACATATTCAAAATGTGCAACTCTTTCAAACCTTGAAATTTCCGCAACAAGAAATTCACCACCCCAAATTTGCCCGTCTGTCCCAAATCCAGTTCCATCAAATGCGATGCCAATAACTGGTTCAGACAAATTATTCTCTGCCATACAACTGACGATATGAGCGTGATGATGTTGAACGGGAATTTTCACAGGTATGTCAAGATCAAGTGCATATTTTGTTGAAAGATACTCTGGATGCATATCGTATGCAACAACCTTCGGATCAAGATCAAAAAGTTTTTTAAAATGTTCAATTCCTTCAATCAACGATCTCAATGTTGCCCAATTTTCAAGGTCTCCGATATGATGGCTCAAGAAAGCATAATTTCCTTTTAGAAAACAAAATGTGTTTTTCAAATGTCCACCAACAGCAAGAATATGTTCCCTCGCTTCAAATGGGATCTTGACAGGATAAGGGACATATCCACGAGAGCGTCTTATCATCACCGGTTTTCCAGCAATCACAGTCGCCACCGAATCATCACAGCGAATGTGAATCTCACGATTATGAACAAGGAAGAAATCTGCAATATCTTTTAACCTTTCAAAAGCATCATCATCTTTATATGCGATCGGTTCTTCAGTTAAATTACCACTTGTCATAACAAGAGGAATTTTCACCTCTCTTAAAAGCAAATGATGAAGCGGAGTATATGGCAACATAACACCAAGATAGGAATTCCTCGGGGCAACCTCATAAGCAATTGGTGAATTTTCCTTCTTTTTGATTAAGACAATTGGGCGTTGGATTGAAGTCAAAAGTTTTAATTCGGTCTCATCGTATTCACAAATTTTATCAAGCCATTCAACATCCGGGATCATAATTGCGAAAGGTTTCTCAATTCTCATTTTTCTTTTTCTTAACTCGGCAACGGTTTTATTATTTAAAGCATCGCAAGCGAGATGATAACCACCGAGACCTTTTATTGCAACTATAAAACCGCTATGCAGAATTTTTGCCGTTTCTTTTATTGCATCATCGCAACTTACTTCGTTTAAATTTCTGTCAAGAAGTTTAATTTTTGGACCGCAAATGTGGCAGGCGTTTGGTTGAGCGTGAAATCTACGGTTTGCTGGATCATGATACTCACGCTCGCAGTCATCGCACATATTAAAAACCGACATCGTTGTTTTCGCTCTGTCATATGGGACATCAACTATGATTGTAAACCTCGGACCGCAGTTTGTGCAATTTATAAATGGATATCTATAACGCCTATCGGTTGGCTCAAAAAGTTCTCGCAGACAATCATCGCAAGTTGAAACATCGGGGGAGATCAATACAAATTTTTCTTCTCCTGACTTGCTTTTTTCAATGAAAAATTCCTTGTAGCCTTTTATATCAGATGGCTCTGAAATGATTTTTTCAATCAACGAAAGCGGTGGTGCCTTGACTGGAATTGCCTTGATGAACTCATCTATTGCCTCTTCTTCACCCTCAACCTCAATATAAACTCCGCTCGTATCATTGTAGATATAACCTTTCAAGTTAAACTCATTTGCCAGTTTATAGATAAAAGGTCTAAAACCAACGCCTTGGACAATCCCCTCAATGTATATCTTCTTGGCTTTTAACATGTTCTTTGAACTTTTGAAATCTATTTAAAAACCAATTAATCCACGCGTCAATTCCTTCGCCAGTTTTGCATGAGATTGGGAAGATCACAGCCCTCGGATTTACTTCAAGGACATTCTTTTCAAGATCTTTCAATTCAACGCCAGCATATGGCAAAAGATCAATTTTATTTAGCAAAACCACCTCTGTCTCGTGAAACATAAGCGGATATTTTTTCGGTTTTTCTGCGCCTTCAACGACGCTGTAAACCATAACCCTTAAATCCTCACCAAGATAAAACTCCGCCGGACACACAAGATTTCCAACATTTTCAATAAAAAGTATATCAAAGCCATCAAGTTTAAACTCGTGAAGAGCGTTGTGAACCATACGAGCATCAAGATGACAAACATTTCCAGTCGTTATCTGATATGCGGGAATTCCAAGGGATTTTATTCTATCTGAGTCAATTGTTGTTTGAAGATCTCCTTCAATAACGGCGATTGAGAAGTTTTGTTTGATTCGTTTGATCGTTTCCTCAAGCACTGATGTCTTACCAGCGCCTGGTGCCGACATTAAATTAACGACGAAGACGCCCCATTTTCTAAAAAGTTCTTTATTCTCAAGAGCAATTTCCTCGTTTGCTTGTAAAATTTTTGCGCCGACATCAATTTTATGCATTTTTACGCTCCGCTTTTTGGTTTTATTCAATTTCAATATATTCAACTCTCATTTCTCTGCCTGATATGATTTCCATCGGTTCAGCACACTTTGGGCAAAACAAATTAAAATCATCCATTGAATCAAGTACAAATCCACAATTTCTGCAAATTGCTTTAAATCCAACGATTTCAATTTCAAGATCTGCTCCATCAGCTTTTGTCCCAACCTTTGCTATTTCAAACGA
Encoded here:
- the hypA gene encoding hydrogenase maturation nickel metallochaperone HypA translates to MHELSIAQSIIEIAEDVAFKNNSHRIKKIKVQIGEFSGIVKEALEFSFEIAKVGTKADGADLEIEIVGFKAICRNCGFVLDSMDDFNLFCPKCAEPMEIISGREMRVEYIEIE
- the hypF gene encoding carbamoyltransferase HypF, translated to MLKAKKIYIEGIVQGVGFRPFIYKLANEFNLKGYIYNDTSGVYIEVEGEEEAIDEFIKAIPVKAPPLSLIEKIISEPSDIKGYKEFFIEKSKSGEEKFVLISPDVSTCDDCLRELFEPTDRRYRYPFINCTNCGPRFTIIVDVPYDRAKTTMSVFNMCDDCEREYHDPANRRFHAQPNACHICGPKIKLLDRNLNEVSCDDAIKETAKILHSGFIVAIKGLGGYHLACDALNNKTVAELRKRKMRIEKPFAIMIPDVEWLDKICEYDETELKLLTSIQRPIVLIKKKENSPIAYEVAPRNSYLGVMLPYTPLHHLLLREVKIPLVMTSGNLTEEPIAYKDDDAFERLKDIADFFLVHNREIHIRCDDSVATVIAGKPVMIRRSRGYVPYPVKIPFEAREHILAVGGHLKNTFCFLKGNYAFLSHHIGDLENWATLRSLIEGIEHFKKLFDLDPKVVAYDMHPEYLSTKYALDLDIPVKIPVQHHHAHIVSCMAENNLSEPVIGIAFDGTGFGTDGQIWGGEFLVAEISRFERVAHFEYVPLPGGEIAIKEPWRMAVSYLYHLFGKDFLGIEIPFIKNLTTEKGDKFNLLLQIIDKKINSPSTSAVGRLFDAVSALCGVRLSVNYEAQAAMELQMLADESENLSYKFEIINDSKPWRVNLKSTFDQIVGDILDGVPIPKISGKFHNTIASIICEVSKEIRNEFGINKVVLSGGVFQNALLVQKTIPELLKLGFEVYTHSKVPPNDGGLSLGQAVIALSKTSKV
- a CDS encoding DHHA1 domain-containing protein translates to MTQKLYYTDSYTTSFRAKVIDVKTYNAQSAIILDKTYFYPTSGGQEHDTGFINNSKVVDVIETDEDEILHLIDGDIPSGEVECKIDWERRFSNMQQHTGQHILSRAFEILLNAETVSSRLGDDVGTIDLDIDSLNYDKVHEVESLANQIVWENRDVKIHFVNDSEISKFPLRKPPKVSGTIRIIEVSNFDYSPCGGTHVSKTGEIGLIKVKRWERVKGGLIRVEFVCGIRALRDYQVKNKVSNELVSLLSVRDFELSEQVSKILETQKEKQRLINFLMEKLIEFEAETLVKSSEKVGTVNLISASFEDRNPEELKILARKLIQHPQIVAVLGAKFNGANFIMARSADVQIDLKEILSEVLNLTGGRGGGKSDFVQFGGMIEKFEEMFKISLDRLKTKIS
- the hypB gene encoding hydrogenase nickel incorporation protein HypB, translated to MHKIDVGAKILQANEEIALENKELFRKWGVFVVNLMSAPGAGKTSVLEETIKRIKQNFSIAVIEGDLQTTIDSDRIKSLGIPAYQITTGNVCHLDARMVHNALHEFKLDGFDILFIENVGNLVCPAEFYLGEDLRVMVYSVVEGAEKPKKYPLMFHETEVVLLNKIDLLPYAGVELKDLEKNVLEVNPRAVIFPISCKTGEGIDAWINWFLNRFQKFKEHVKSQEDIH